One Streptomyces sp. SAI-135 DNA segment encodes these proteins:
- a CDS encoding FAD:protein FMN transferase produces the protein MADTVAESAQAPAAVRHAEEVMGTVFSFDVRGGEPLAVQAALREAVAGLHRVDEVFSTYRDDSQVSRLARGELTLGDCDPEVAEVLELGAEAERLSEGWFSLRYEGRLDPTGIVKGWAVERAARRVAESGATGVSVNGGGDVQLLGVPGPERPWRVGVSDPLRPGGLAAVVSAAGAAELAVATSGTAERGAHIVDPRTGRSAVTDLLSVTVVAPTITWADCWATAAFAMGSREGLAWLEALPDVEALLITAGEEVLITGGLAARLG, from the coding sequence GTGGCTGACACGGTGGCCGAGTCGGCACAAGCTCCCGCCGCGGTACGTCACGCGGAGGAGGTCATGGGGACGGTCTTCTCCTTCGACGTCCGTGGCGGGGAACCCCTTGCCGTACAGGCGGCACTGCGGGAGGCGGTGGCGGGGCTGCACCGCGTGGACGAGGTGTTCAGCACCTACCGCGACGACAGCCAGGTCTCCCGCCTGGCCCGCGGTGAGCTGACGCTCGGCGACTGCGATCCCGAGGTCGCCGAGGTCCTCGAACTCGGCGCCGAGGCCGAGCGGTTGAGCGAAGGCTGGTTCAGCCTGCGCTACGAGGGCCGCCTCGACCCGACCGGCATCGTCAAGGGCTGGGCGGTGGAACGCGCGGCCCGCCGGGTGGCCGAGTCGGGCGCGACGGGAGTGAGCGTCAACGGCGGCGGGGACGTCCAGCTGTTGGGCGTACCGGGCCCCGAACGCCCCTGGCGCGTAGGCGTCTCGGACCCACTCCGCCCGGGCGGTCTGGCGGCCGTGGTGTCGGCGGCGGGCGCGGCGGAGCTGGCGGTGGCGACGTCCGGCACGGCCGAACGCGGCGCCCACATCGTCGATCCCCGCACGGGCCGCTCGGCGGTCACGGATCTGCTGTCGGTGACGGTGGTGGCCCCGACCATCACCTGGGCGGACTGCTGGGCCACGGCAGCCTTCGCGATGGGTTCGCGGGAGGGCCTGGCCTGGCTGGAGGCGCTGCCGGATGTGGAGGCCCTGCTGATCACGGCGGGCGAAGAGGTGCTGATCACGGGGGGCTTGGCAGCGAGGCTCGGGTGA
- a CDS encoding FMN-binding protein has product MRKSHPVRRVVLATAATVSGVVLMLSLKPSSDPASAQAGGTIPQQTAAAQESAQGGTGAAAGGAVTGDVVQTQYGPVQVRITVSGNKITKAEAVQAPKGGESDQKTALSVPKLSQDVVAKQSAQIDTVSGATYTSEGYKKSLQSAIDKANEAASQAQPSAQPSQPADGGGAAAAKTVTGAVSQTQYGPVQVRITVSGGKITKAEAVQAPKGGTSDQKTALSIPKLNQEAVAAGSADIDSVSGATYTSEGYKKSLQSALDQAGG; this is encoded by the coding sequence ATGAGGAAGAGTCACCCCGTCCGTCGAGTCGTGCTCGCGACCGCCGCCACCGTCTCCGGTGTCGTGCTGATGCTGTCGCTGAAGCCGTCCTCGGACCCGGCGTCCGCCCAGGCGGGCGGAACGATCCCGCAGCAGACGGCGGCGGCGCAGGAGTCGGCCCAGGGCGGCACCGGGGCGGCCGCCGGCGGCGCGGTCACCGGGGACGTGGTCCAGACGCAGTACGGTCCTGTCCAGGTCCGGATCACGGTCAGCGGCAACAAGATCACCAAGGCCGAGGCGGTCCAGGCACCCAAGGGCGGCGAGAGCGACCAGAAGACCGCCCTGTCCGTGCCGAAGCTCAGCCAGGACGTGGTCGCCAAGCAGAGCGCGCAGATCGACACGGTGTCGGGAGCGACCTACACCAGCGAGGGCTACAAGAAGTCGCTCCAGTCGGCGATCGACAAGGCGAACGAGGCGGCCTCCCAGGCGCAGCCCTCGGCCCAGCCCTCCCAGCCCGCCGACGGTGGTGGGGCGGCGGCCGCGAAGACGGTCACCGGAGCCGTCTCCCAGACCCAGTACGGCCCGGTCCAGGTCCGGATCACGGTCAGCGGCGGCAAGATCACCAAGGCCGAGGCCGTGCAGGCGCCGAAGGGCGGGACGAGCGACCAGAAGACGGCGCTGTCCATCCCCAAGCTCAACCAGGAGGCCGTGGCGGCCGGCAGCGCGGACATCGACTCGGTCTCCGGTGCCACCTACACCAGCGAGGGCTACAAGAAGTCGCTCCAGTCCGCGCTGGACCAGGCCGGTGGCTGA
- a CDS encoding pyridoxamine 5'-phosphate oxidase family protein, with product MGKTYERIDGRLRSFIEAQPLFFTATAPLSGDGTVNLSPKGLRGSFAILDELTLAYLDFAGSNAETVAHLRENGRITLMWCAFQGPPNIVRVHGRGEPVFRDDPRFGELLARFPDIDPSAHGLRAIIVVTAELVRDSCGYAVPYMSYESDRELHAKRFSREDDESLSAYFAKKEHIATSLDGLPGVPLPLPPSAV from the coding sequence ATGGGAAAGACCTATGAGCGCATAGACGGCCGGCTCCGCTCCTTCATCGAGGCGCAGCCCCTCTTCTTCACCGCGACCGCTCCTCTCTCCGGGGACGGTACGGTCAACCTCTCCCCCAAGGGCCTGCGCGGCTCCTTCGCGATTCTCGACGAACTCACCCTGGCCTACCTCGACTTCGCCGGATCCAACGCGGAGACGGTGGCGCATCTGCGGGAGAACGGCCGGATCACTCTCATGTGGTGCGCCTTCCAGGGGCCGCCGAACATCGTCCGGGTGCACGGGCGCGGTGAGCCGGTCTTCCGGGACGACCCGCGCTTCGGGGAACTGCTCGCCCGCTTCCCGGACATCGACCCGAGCGCGCACGGCCTGCGGGCGATCATCGTCGTGACGGCCGAACTGGTCCGCGACTCCTGCGGTTACGCGGTGCCGTACATGTCGTACGAGAGCGACCGCGAGCTGCACGCCAAGCGGTTCTCGCGCGAGGACGACGAGTCGCTCAGCGCGTACTTCGCCAAGAAGGAGCACATCGCCACGAGCCTGGACGGTCTGCCCGGGGTGCCGTTGCCGCTGCCGCCGTCGGCGGTCTGA
- the argH gene encoding argininosuccinate lyase: protein MSSNSGDVRLWGGRFADGPAEALAKLSASVHFDWRLAPYDIAGSRAHARVLHKAGLLSDDELQRMLAGLDRLEADVADGSFVGTIADEDCHTALERGLLERVGADLGGKLRAGRSRNDQIATLFRMYLRDHARIIGGLIAELQDALIGLAEAHPDVAMPGRTHLQHAQPVLFAHHVLAHVQSLSRDAERLRQWDERTAVSPYGSGALAGSSLGLDPEAVAKDLGFEHGSVGNSIDGTASRDFVAEFAFITAMIGVNLSRIAEEIIIWNTKEFSFVTLHDAFSTGSSIMPQKKNPDIAELARGKSGRMIGNLTGLMATLKALPLAYNRDLQEDKEPVFDSCDQLEVLLPAFTGMMATLTVNRERMEELAPAGFSLATDIAEWLVKQGVPFRVAHEVAGECVKAAEAEGKELNDLTDDQFAKISAHLTPEVRTVLDVPGALASRNGRGGTAPSAVATQLAEVKTNVAAQHAWAERR from the coding sequence GTGAGCAGCAACAGCGGTGACGTCCGGCTCTGGGGCGGTCGTTTCGCCGACGGTCCCGCCGAGGCGCTGGCGAAGCTGTCCGCGTCCGTCCACTTCGACTGGCGCCTCGCGCCGTACGACATCGCCGGTTCCCGCGCCCACGCGCGCGTGCTGCACAAGGCGGGCCTGCTGAGCGACGACGAGCTCCAGCGCATGCTCGCCGGGCTCGACAGGCTGGAGGCCGACGTGGCCGACGGCTCCTTCGTGGGCACCATCGCCGACGAGGACTGCCACACGGCCCTGGAGCGCGGCCTGCTGGAGCGCGTCGGTGCCGACCTCGGCGGCAAGCTGCGCGCCGGCCGCTCCCGCAACGACCAGATCGCCACCCTCTTCCGTATGTACCTGCGGGACCACGCCCGGATCATCGGCGGCCTGATCGCCGAGCTCCAGGACGCCCTGATCGGCCTCGCCGAGGCCCACCCGGACGTGGCGATGCCCGGCCGCACCCACCTCCAGCACGCCCAGCCGGTGCTGTTCGCCCACCACGTCCTGGCCCATGTCCAGTCCCTGTCGCGGGACGCGGAGCGGCTGCGCCAGTGGGACGAGCGCACGGCGGTCTCGCCGTACGGCTCGGGCGCCCTGGCCGGCTCCTCGCTGGGCCTGGACCCCGAGGCGGTGGCCAAGGACCTCGGCTTCGAGCACGGATCGGTCGGCAACTCCATCGACGGCACGGCCTCCCGTGACTTCGTCGCGGAGTTCGCCTTCATCACCGCGATGATCGGCGTCAACCTCTCCCGGATCGCCGAGGAGATCATCATCTGGAACACGAAGGAGTTCTCCTTCGTGACCCTGCACGACGCGTTCTCCACGGGCTCGTCGATCATGCCGCAGAAGAAGAACCCGGACATCGCGGAGCTGGCGCGCGGCAAGTCCGGCCGCATGATCGGCAACCTGACGGGTCTGATGGCCACGCTCAAGGCCCTGCCCCTCGCCTACAACCGCGACCTCCAGGAGGACAAGGAGCCCGTCTTCGACTCCTGCGACCAGCTGGAGGTCCTGCTCCCCGCCTTCACCGGCATGATGGCGACCCTCACGGTCAACCGCGAGCGCATGGAGGAACTGGCCCCGGCCGGCTTCTCCCTCGCCACCGACATCGCCGAGTGGCTGGTCAAGCAGGGCGTCCCCTTCCGCGTGGCGCACGAGGTCGCCGGCGAGTGCGTCAAGGCGGCCGAGGCCGAGGGCAAGGAGCTGAACGACCTGACGGACGACCAGTTCGCCAAGATCAGCGCCCACCTGACTCCCGAGGTGCGGACCGTCCTCGACGTCCCCGGCGCCCTGGCGTCCCGCAACGGCAGGGGCGGCACGGCCCCGAGCGCGGTGGCGACCCAGCTGGCGGAGGTGAAGACGAACGTGGCCGCGCAACACGCGTGGGCTGAACGCCGCTGA
- a CDS encoding ferredoxin reductase family protein has product MTTTLASGRAARRQTMRRIRPRRSPATVLLIAVWAGAAGVLWLWWHNTPAVADDNSKILNAGRITGLLAGYLMALVVLQMARVPALERRVGSDRVARWHAMTGRYTLCLVVAHVFLIMWGYALQAGKGLGDIVQQTTDSINQLPDMGKAAIGTGLLFLIGLISIGGVRRRIPYDTWYHVHLLTYAAVFLTFWHQLTTGNDFAVEPVAKTVWYALYGSVTALVVWYRILTPIRLNLRHRMYVEAVVEETPGVVSVLIGGRKLHRMGAEAGQFFRWRFLAPGMRFSSHPYSLSAAPRPGMLRITVKAIGDHSERLRELEPGTKVWAEGPYGALTAQRRSRGKVLLVAGGVGITPMRALFETLPGAAGDITLLYRANTTQDLALWDELATIADERGARLMYAVNSPDGERPDISAESLQRKLPDIDKHDVFMCGPAGFAQSVYEALRGAGVPARRIHHESFEM; this is encoded by the coding sequence GTGACCACCACGCTCGCCAGCGGCCGCGCCGCCCGCCGTCAGACGATGCGCCGCATCCGCCCGCGCCGTTCCCCGGCGACCGTCCTGCTGATCGCCGTATGGGCGGGCGCGGCCGGGGTGTTGTGGCTGTGGTGGCACAACACCCCGGCCGTGGCGGACGACAACAGCAAGATCCTCAACGCGGGCCGGATCACCGGTCTGCTGGCCGGCTACCTGATGGCGCTCGTGGTGCTCCAGATGGCCCGGGTGCCCGCGCTGGAACGCCGGGTGGGCTCCGACCGGGTCGCCCGCTGGCACGCGATGACCGGCCGCTACACGCTCTGCCTGGTCGTCGCCCACGTCTTCCTGATCATGTGGGGTTACGCCCTGCAGGCAGGCAAGGGGCTCGGCGACATCGTCCAGCAGACGACGGACTCCATCAACCAGCTCCCCGACATGGGCAAGGCGGCCATCGGCACCGGCCTGCTGTTCCTCATCGGGCTGATCTCGATCGGCGGAGTACGCAGGCGGATCCCGTACGACACCTGGTACCACGTGCACCTGCTGACCTACGCGGCGGTCTTCCTGACGTTCTGGCACCAGCTGACCACCGGCAACGACTTCGCGGTCGAGCCGGTCGCCAAGACCGTCTGGTACGCGCTGTACGGCTCGGTCACGGCGCTGGTCGTCTGGTACCGGATCCTCACGCCGATCCGGCTGAACCTGCGCCACCGGATGTACGTCGAGGCGGTCGTCGAGGAGACGCCGGGCGTGGTGTCGGTGCTGATCGGCGGGCGCAAGCTGCACCGGATGGGCGCGGAGGCGGGCCAGTTCTTCCGCTGGCGGTTCCTCGCGCCGGGCATGCGGTTCAGCTCCCACCCGTACTCGCTGTCCGCGGCGCCCCGACCGGGCATGCTGCGGATCACGGTGAAGGCGATCGGCGACCACAGCGAGCGGCTGCGCGAGCTGGAGCCCGGCACCAAGGTGTGGGCCGAGGGGCCGTACGGCGCCCTGACCGCCCAGCGCCGCAGTCGCGGCAAGGTGCTGCTGGTGGCCGGCGGTGTCGGCATCACGCCGATGCGGGCCCTGTTCGAGACGCTGCCGGGCGCGGCGGGTGACATCACCCTGCTGTACCGGGCCAACACCACCCAGGACCTGGCCCTGTGGGACGAGCTCGCCACCATCGCGGACGAGCGCGGCGCCCGGCTGATGTACGCGGTGAACAGTCCGGACGGGGAGCGCCCGGACATCTCCGCCGAGTCCCTCCAGCGCAAGCTCCCCGACATCGACAAGCACGACGTGTTCATGTGCGGGCCGGCCGGTTTCGCGCAGTCCGTGTACGAAGCACTGCGCGGCGCGGGTGTGCCCGCCCGCCGCATCCATCACGAGTCGTTCGAGATGTGA
- a CDS encoding FMN-binding protein — protein sequence MHALKKNRPLRRIVLASAATVSGMVMLLSLKPHAAPQTALVLPAPSGSASASGGTGSATTGTKTVTGDTIQTRWGPVQVRVTIKDGRLTEVTAVTYPTGNPRDQEINSYAIPRLRSEALQTQSADIDTVSGATYTSDGYRQSLQSALDSAGG from the coding sequence GTGCACGCCCTGAAGAAGAACCGCCCACTGCGCCGGATCGTCCTGGCGAGCGCCGCGACCGTCTCCGGGATGGTGATGCTGCTGTCCCTGAAACCGCACGCGGCACCGCAGACCGCCCTGGTGCTGCCGGCGCCCTCCGGCAGCGCGAGTGCCTCAGGCGGCACCGGATCCGCCACCACCGGCACGAAGACCGTCACCGGCGACACGATCCAGACCCGCTGGGGTCCGGTCCAGGTCCGCGTCACCATCAAGGACGGCAGGCTCACCGAGGTCACGGCGGTCACCTACCCGACCGGGAACCCCCGGGACCAGGAGATCAACAGCTATGCGATCCCCCGGTTGCGCAGCGAGGCCCTCCAGACCCAGAGCGCGGACATCGACACGGTCTCCGGGGCCACCTACACAAGTGACGGTTACCGCCAGTCACTCCAGTCCGCACTGGACTCCGCGGGCGGCTGA
- a CDS encoding aldo/keto reductase, translating to MPFARLATATTPTCHIGLGLAAVGRPGYINLGRDEDLGDDRSVETLRTRTHELLDAAYAQGVRYFDVARSYGRSEEFLAAWLRNDPGRDDVVIGSKWGYTYTAGWTTDAEKHEVKDHSVLTYERQRAETDELLGDRLDLYQIHSVTPDSPALTDKELHARLAEAAAQGTTIGFSTSGPAQADAIRAALEVTVDGEPLFRTVQSTYNALETSAGPALAEAHDAGLTVIVKEGMANGRLAAPHAPDALKTVAEEMSLGCDAVALALILRRPWAGVVLSGAATTGQLASNLHAAVVDLDDEQLSRLATLVEEPQEYWERRGQLPWH from the coding sequence ATGCCCTTCGCCCGCCTCGCCACAGCAACCACCCCCACCTGCCACATCGGCCTCGGCCTCGCCGCGGTGGGCCGCCCCGGCTACATCAACCTGGGCCGAGACGAAGACCTGGGAGACGACCGGAGCGTCGAGACGCTACGGACCCGCACCCACGAACTCCTCGACGCCGCCTACGCCCAAGGCGTCCGCTACTTCGACGTGGCCCGCTCCTACGGCCGCAGCGAGGAGTTCCTCGCGGCCTGGCTCAGGAACGACCCCGGCCGGGACGACGTGGTCATCGGCAGCAAGTGGGGCTACACCTACACCGCCGGCTGGACCACCGACGCCGAGAAGCACGAGGTCAAGGACCACAGCGTCCTGACGTACGAGCGTCAGCGCGCCGAGACCGACGAACTGCTCGGCGACCGCCTCGACCTCTACCAGATCCATTCGGTGACCCCGGACAGCCCGGCCCTCACCGACAAGGAGCTGCACGCGAGGCTCGCGGAGGCGGCCGCCCAGGGCACCACGATCGGCTTCTCCACCAGCGGCCCCGCACAGGCCGACGCCATCCGCGCCGCACTGGAGGTGACCGTCGACGGCGAACCCCTCTTCCGTACCGTCCAGTCGACGTACAACGCCCTGGAGACCTCGGCCGGCCCCGCCCTCGCGGAGGCCCACGACGCCGGCCTCACGGTGATCGTCAAGGAGGGCATGGCCAACGGCAGGCTCGCCGCGCCGCACGCCCCGGACGCGCTGAAGACCGTAGCCGAGGAGATGTCCCTGGGGTGTGACGCCGTGGCCCTCGCGCTCATCCTCCGCCGGCCCTGGGCCGGAGTCGTCCTCTCGGGAGCCGCCACCACCGGCCAGCTCGCGTCCAACCTGCACGCGGCCGTCGTGGACCTGGACGACGAGCAACTGTCCCGGCTCGCGACGCTGGTGGAGGAGCCGCAGGAGTACTGGGAGCGGCGCGGGCAGCTGCCCTGGCACTGA
- a CDS encoding HAMP domain-containing sensor histidine kinase, with protein sequence MRDLRPHTLRARLTLGLVVLLAVSCAAVGVAAVLGLKGFLISRLDEQLTEAGNRFAVSLEHKDEPQKDDHDGDERADTRRQATGTFGARLVDGTVTNAAVVRSSGTLKVDLSSGDRKRLAEIVPDGRGHSVDLSALADYRVIATRGLDGDVLITGMPLESVEATVHRLELVAGIVFGAALTAAGVAGALWVRWSLRPLSRVAATATRVSELPLASGEVALPPRAPESDPRSEVGQVAGAFNRMLGHVEDALTKRHASEERLRSFAADASHELRTPVASVRGHAELALLHPGPLPPEITRALERIAAESTRMGAMVDDLLLLARLDAGRPLETAPVDLTRLVLDALTDARATGSGHRWELDLPEDPVTVSGDEHRLHQVLANLLSNARLHTPAGTKVTVTLERDGTAAVLRVHDDGPGIPEEIQPGVFERFTRADRSTKAETGGAGLGLSIVAAVVEAHGGSVAVDSRPGSTTFTVRIGGRE encoded by the coding sequence GTGAGGGACCTCAGGCCGCACACCCTGCGGGCCCGGCTCACCCTGGGCCTGGTGGTGCTGCTGGCGGTGAGCTGCGCCGCGGTCGGCGTCGCCGCGGTCCTCGGACTGAAGGGCTTCCTCATCAGCCGTCTCGACGAACAGCTCACCGAGGCGGGCAACAGGTTCGCGGTCAGCCTGGAGCACAAGGACGAGCCGCAGAAGGACGACCACGACGGCGACGAGCGCGCCGACACCCGCCGCCAGGCCACGGGTACGTTCGGCGCCCGGCTGGTGGACGGCACCGTCACCAACGCGGCCGTCGTCCGCTCCAGCGGCACCCTGAAGGTCGACCTGAGCAGCGGCGACCGGAAGCGGCTCGCGGAGATCGTGCCCGACGGCCGCGGCCACAGCGTCGACCTGTCCGCCCTCGCCGACTACCGGGTGATCGCCACCCGGGGGCTGGACGGCGACGTCCTGATCACCGGGATGCCCCTGGAGTCCGTCGAGGCCACCGTCCACCGCCTGGAACTGGTCGCCGGGATCGTCTTCGGCGCCGCCCTCACCGCCGCCGGAGTCGCGGGCGCCCTGTGGGTGCGCTGGTCCCTGCGCCCGCTCAGCCGGGTCGCCGCGACCGCCACCCGGGTCAGCGAACTCCCGCTCGCCAGCGGGGAGGTGGCCCTGCCGCCGCGCGCCCCCGAGTCCGACCCGCGCAGCGAGGTGGGACAGGTGGCCGGCGCCTTCAACCGCATGCTCGGCCATGTCGAGGACGCCCTCACCAAACGCCACGCCAGTGAGGAACGGCTGCGCAGCTTCGCCGCCGACGCCAGCCACGAACTGCGCACTCCGGTCGCCTCGGTACGCGGCCACGCCGAACTCGCCCTGCTGCACCCCGGCCCGCTGCCGCCCGAGATCACCCGGGCCCTGGAACGCATCGCCGCCGAGTCGACCCGTATGGGGGCCATGGTCGACGACCTCCTCCTGCTGGCCCGCCTGGACGCGGGGCGCCCCCTGGAGACCGCCCCCGTCGACCTCACCCGCCTGGTCCTGGACGCCCTCACGGACGCGCGGGCCACGGGCTCCGGCCACCGCTGGGAACTGGACCTCCCCGAGGACCCGGTCACCGTGTCCGGCGACGAACACCGTCTCCACCAGGTCCTGGCCAACCTGCTGTCCAACGCCCGGCTGCACACCCCGGCCGGCACCAAGGTGACGGTGACCCTGGAGCGGGACGGCACCGCGGCCGTGCTCAGGGTCCACGACGACGGCCCCGGCATCCCCGAGGAGATCCAGCCCGGCGTCTTCGAACGCTTCACCCGCGCCGACCGCAGCACCAAGGCGGAGACCGGCGGCGCGGGCCTCGGCCTGTCGATCGTGGCGGCGGTGGTGGAGGCGCACGGGGGAAGCGTGGCGGTGGACAGCCGGCCGGGCTCGACGACCTTCACCGTCCGGATCGGCGGCAGGGAGTGA
- a CDS encoding TetR/AcrR family transcriptional regulator: MAVDRDHVLRSAAALLTRKSTATMDEVAKAAGISRATLHRHFAGRDALVRALEEHGIAECEAALDAARLDEGSASDAVRRLVREVEPVAGLLSFLYGENELWEDGGGDSWARLDLRIASVFVRGQQSGEFRIDLSPVWLTEALYGLVASCAWATQAGRVAPKDFTHMITGLLLGGALRREES, translated from the coding sequence ATGGCTGTCGATCGTGACCACGTGCTGCGCAGTGCCGCGGCCCTGCTGACCCGCAAATCCACCGCGACCATGGACGAGGTCGCCAAGGCGGCCGGGATCAGCCGGGCCACCCTGCACCGCCACTTCGCCGGACGGGACGCGCTGGTGCGGGCACTGGAGGAGCACGGCATCGCCGAGTGCGAGGCGGCCCTCGACGCGGCCCGTCTCGACGAGGGGTCCGCGAGCGACGCCGTACGCAGGCTCGTACGCGAGGTCGAGCCCGTCGCCGGCCTGCTGTCCTTCCTCTACGGCGAGAACGAACTGTGGGAGGACGGCGGGGGCGACTCCTGGGCGCGGCTCGACCTGCGGATCGCCTCGGTGTTCGTGCGCGGCCAGCAGAGCGGCGAGTTCCGCATCGACCTCAGCCCGGTGTGGCTCACCGAGGCGCTCTACGGACTGGTCGCCTCCTGCGCCTGGGCCACCCAGGCGGGCCGCGTGGCCCCCAAGGACTTCACCCACATGATCACCGGGCTGCTGCTCGGTGGCGCACTACGGAGAGAGGAATCATGA
- a CDS encoding ferredoxin reductase family protein, giving the protein MTTVYERRAAPAVAPPARRSPAGVVLALLWAGAAAVLALWWSDTGSVVGAAGWLTGAGRIAGLLCGYACAVLVGLMARVPLLERRIGSDRVARWHAMAGRYTVSLLLAHIGLILAGYAAQDGASLWHETLTVVLDYPEMLKATAGTVILLAVGLTSARAVRRRTSHEFWYYVHLLTYAAVFLSFGHQLALGNDFNGNTAATAAWYALYLGVAALVLWFRILAPVRLNLRHRLRVESVHREAPGVWSVVVRGRRLDELGAQAGQFFRWRFLGEGMGWTSTPYSLSAPPRRDRMRITVKALGDHSTAVALLRPGTRVWAEGPYGSLTADRQSSPKSLLVAAGVGITPMRALFETLPGEVTLLYRARTAEDLALGGELEALARWRGAKVLYALNGPDGRRPDLTARSLRSAVPDLAGHDVYICGPHGFARDLYEELRAAGVPDRRIHHESFEL; this is encoded by the coding sequence ATGACCACCGTGTACGAGCGGCGGGCCGCACCGGCCGTGGCGCCGCCCGCACGACGATCCCCCGCGGGTGTCGTGCTGGCCCTGCTGTGGGCCGGGGCGGCGGCCGTGCTCGCCCTGTGGTGGTCGGACACGGGGTCCGTGGTCGGCGCGGCCGGGTGGCTGACCGGGGCCGGGCGGATCGCCGGGCTGCTGTGCGGGTACGCCTGCGCGGTGCTGGTGGGTCTGATGGCGCGGGTCCCGCTGCTGGAGCGGCGGATCGGCTCGGACCGGGTCGCGCGCTGGCACGCGATGGCCGGCCGCTACACCGTCAGTCTGCTGCTCGCCCACATCGGGCTCATCCTCGCCGGGTACGCGGCCCAGGACGGTGCCTCGCTCTGGCACGAGACGCTCACGGTGGTCCTCGACTACCCGGAGATGCTCAAGGCCACCGCCGGTACGGTGATCCTCCTCGCCGTCGGTCTCACCTCGGCGCGAGCGGTGCGCCGCCGCACCAGCCACGAGTTCTGGTACTACGTCCACCTCCTGACCTACGCGGCCGTGTTCCTCTCCTTCGGCCACCAACTGGCCCTCGGCAACGACTTCAACGGAAACACGGCGGCGACGGCGGCCTGGTACGCGCTCTATCTCGGCGTCGCCGCCCTGGTGCTGTGGTTCCGGATCCTCGCCCCGGTGCGGCTGAACCTGCGGCACCGGCTGCGGGTGGAGTCGGTGCACCGGGAGGCGCCGGGCGTGTGGTCGGTCGTGGTGCGCGGCCGGCGGCTGGACGAACTGGGCGCGCAGGCGGGGCAGTTCTTCCGCTGGCGGTTCCTCGGGGAGGGCATGGGCTGGACCTCGACGCCGTACTCCCTCTCGGCGCCGCCCCGCCGCGACCGCATGCGGATCACCGTCAAGGCGCTGGGCGACCACAGTACGGCCGTCGCGCTGCTGCGGCCGGGCACCCGGGTGTGGGCGGAGGGGCCGTACGGCTCGCTGACCGCGGACCGGCAGTCCTCGCCGAAGTCCCTGCTCGTCGCGGCCGGCGTCGGCATCACACCGATGCGGGCCCTGTTCGAGACCCTCCCGGGCGAGGTCACCCTCCTCTACCGGGCCCGCACCGCCGAGGATCTCGCCCTCGGGGGTGAGCTGGAGGCCCTGGCCCGCTGGCGCGGCGCGAAGGTGCTGTACGCGCTCAACGGACCGGACGGCCGCCGCCCGGACCTGACCGCTCGCTCCCTGCGGTCGGCCGTCCCGGACCTCGCGGGTCACGACGTCTACATCTGCGGCCCGCACGGCTTCGCCCGGGACCTGTACGAGGAACTGCGGGCCGCCGGGGTCCCGGACCGCCGGATCCACCACGAGTCCTTCGAGCTCTGA
- a CDS encoding response regulator transcription factor, giving the protein MNTARSGRPALTRPDGTPLRVLVVDDDPDLAEVLSGALRYEGWQVRTAGDGASAVTAARELLPDAVVLDVMLPDTDGFAVLRALHTVKSDVCVLFLTARDAVEDRIKGITAGGDDYVTKPFSLEEVVARLRGLLRRAGMARQLDEGPRLTVGDLVMDEEAREVTRGGELIELSPTEFELLRFLMRNPRRVLSKAQILDRVWSYDFGGRAHVVELYISYLRKKVDAGREPMIHTVRGAGYVIKPVTP; this is encoded by the coding sequence ATGAACACCGCACGCTCCGGCCGCCCCGCCCTCACCCGCCCCGACGGCACCCCGCTGCGCGTCCTCGTCGTCGACGACGACCCGGACCTCGCCGAGGTCCTGTCCGGCGCCCTGCGCTACGAGGGCTGGCAGGTCCGCACGGCCGGCGACGGCGCCTCGGCGGTGACGGCCGCCCGGGAACTGCTCCCCGACGCCGTGGTCCTGGACGTGATGCTCCCCGACACCGACGGCTTCGCCGTGCTGCGCGCCCTGCACACCGTGAAGTCCGACGTCTGCGTGCTCTTCCTGACCGCCCGGGACGCCGTCGAGGACCGCATCAAGGGCATCACGGCGGGCGGCGACGACTACGTCACCAAGCCCTTCAGCCTGGAGGAGGTCGTCGCCCGGCTGCGCGGACTGCTGCGCCGCGCGGGCATGGCCCGGCAGCTCGACGAGGGCCCCCGGCTGACCGTCGGTGACCTGGTCATGGACGAGGAGGCCCGCGAGGTCACCCGCGGCGGCGAGCTGATCGAGCTGTCCCCGACCGAGTTCGAGCTGCTGCGCTTCCTCATGCGCAACCCCCGCCGCGTGCTCAGCAAGGCGCAGATCCTCGACCGGGTGTGGTCCTACGACTTCGGCGGCCGTGCCCATGTCGTCGAGCTGTACATCTCCTACCTGCGCAAGAAGGTGGACGCGGGCCGGGAGCCGATGATCCACACCGTGCGCGGGGCGGGATACGTGATCAAGCCGGTGACGCCGTGA